A stretch of the Pseudalkalibacillus hwajinpoensis genome encodes the following:
- a CDS encoding Gfo/Idh/MocA family protein, whose amino-acid sequence MKQVNWGIVGPGGIATDFAQAINEVNGQIFGVWGRNVEKARGFADRYGVEHVYEKTEDMFKDDRIDIVYIATPHSIHYSFIIDALNSGKHVLCEKAITMNGEQLQEIINLAESKKLIVAEAMTIYHMPLYKKLQDIIQEGKIGKVNMVNVTFGSCKEDDPTNRFFNPDLAGGGMLDIGTYALSFTRFFLSSQPTELHTTVKKYETGVDEQSGIVLKNDQDEMAVVSLAMRAKMPKRGIVAGDEGFITVDNFPRADKATITYTSDGSVETIEAGEERRALMYEVEAMNDLILNNKENWTLSLSRQVMSLMDVARQKWDLTYHFE is encoded by the coding sequence ATGAAGCAAGTGAATTGGGGAATTGTTGGACCAGGAGGGATTGCTACAGATTTTGCACAGGCGATTAATGAGGTTAATGGGCAAATCTTTGGGGTCTGGGGAAGAAATGTAGAAAAAGCTAGGGGATTCGCTGATCGTTATGGAGTAGAGCACGTATATGAGAAAACGGAAGATATGTTTAAGGATGATCGCATTGATATCGTATATATAGCAACTCCACACAGTATTCACTATTCTTTCATCATTGATGCGTTGAATTCTGGAAAGCATGTTCTATGTGAGAAGGCAATCACAATGAACGGTGAACAACTGCAAGAAATTATTAATTTAGCAGAGTCCAAGAAACTAATCGTAGCGGAAGCGATGACGATTTATCATATGCCTCTATACAAGAAGTTACAAGACATTATCCAGGAAGGTAAAATTGGAAAAGTCAATATGGTCAATGTGACCTTCGGTAGTTGCAAGGAAGATGATCCAACCAATCGTTTTTTCAATCCAGACCTTGCTGGTGGTGGAATGTTGGACATTGGTACTTATGCTCTTTCATTCACAAGGTTTTTCCTATCTAGTCAGCCAACGGAACTTCATACAACTGTTAAGAAATATGAGACTGGGGTAGACGAACAATCTGGAATTGTGTTGAAAAATGATCAGGATGAAATGGCAGTAGTGTCATTGGCGATGAGGGCTAAGATGCCTAAGCGAGGAATCGTAGCTGGAGATGAAGGGTTCATCACAGTTGATAATTTTCCAAGAGCTGATAAAGCAACAATTACATATACATCTGATGGTTCTGTAGAAACAATTGAAGCTGGAGAAGAAAGAAGAGCCCTTATGTATGAAGTGGAGGCAATGAATGACCTGATTTTGAATAATAAAGAGAATTGGACCTTATCACTTTCACGTCAGGTAATGTCTTTAATGGATGTGGCCCGTCAGAAGTGGGATCTTACGTATCATTTCGAATAA
- a CDS encoding VOC family protein: MIHHIELYVSDLKESTEFWGWLLKELGYTPFQNWKEGRSWRDKESYIVFVQVEEKYKEVGYHRKRIGINHLAFRAHSKEQVENIRLMLVQKQASILYNELYPHAGGINHYALYFEDPDRIKVEIVSPNI; the protein is encoded by the coding sequence TTGATACACCATATCGAGCTGTATGTATCAGATCTGAAAGAAAGTACAGAATTTTGGGGATGGTTATTAAAAGAACTTGGTTATACACCATTTCAAAATTGGAAAGAAGGGAGAAGCTGGAGAGATAAAGAAAGCTATATCGTATTTGTGCAAGTTGAGGAGAAATACAAAGAAGTGGGATATCATCGTAAACGGATTGGTATAAATCATCTCGCATTTCGTGCTCATTCAAAAGAGCAGGTAGAAAATATTCGATTAATGCTCGTACAAAAACAAGCTTCTATTTTATATAACGAGCTATATCCTCATGCAGGTGGGATCAATCATTATGCGCTTTACTTTGAAGATCCAGATCGAATAAAGGTAGAAATTGTATCACCAAACATATGA
- a CDS encoding peroxiredoxin family protein yields MSKFALKDAVPNFSLPAVNGEEYSFESYRKEKGGWHLVIFFRGSWCPVCVSDLESLEESTGFFEGKNVHITTISTDKFDDLKAMAEEKNLSFPVLADEDLKALEAYDVHYHKEDDPYEDHGAHGEPAYFLIDDKGELLYQQRQTSPFGRPTVTELRKIVQYIGKTYKG; encoded by the coding sequence TTGTCTAAATTTGCATTGAAAGACGCAGTCCCTAATTTTTCACTTCCTGCAGTAAACGGCGAAGAATATTCTTTTGAATCATACCGTAAAGAAAAAGGTGGATGGCACCTCGTCATTTTCTTTAGAGGTTCCTGGTGCCCCGTTTGTGTGAGTGATCTTGAAAGTCTAGAAGAAAGTACTGGTTTCTTTGAAGGGAAAAATGTTCATATTACAACTATATCAACTGATAAATTTGATGATTTAAAAGCAATGGCTGAAGAAAAGAATCTTTCTTTTCCAGTATTAGCTGATGAGGATTTAAAAGCACTTGAAGCATATGATGTTCACTATCATAAAGAAGATGATCCATATGAAGATCATGGCGCTCATGGTGAGCCAGCCTACTTCCTTATTGATGATAAGGGCGAATTGCTTTATCAACAAAGACAAACAAGTCCTTTTGGTCGTCCTACTGTTACAGAGTTACGTAAAATCGTTCAGTATATTGGAAAGACTTATAAGGGATAA
- the kynA gene encoding tryptophan 2,3-dioxygenase — translation MDKKDHVDPTESSIHTDFKNNMTYGEYLSLDQILSGQNRLSDHHDEMLFIIIHQVSELWMKLILHELKGAIEAIENNELSSAFKMLARVSKTQTQIIQAWDVLSTLTPSEYMEFRDSLGQASGFQSYQYRMIEFSLGYKTSHVLKIYEKDEELHAQLKNAYQKPGIYDVAIKALSRAGLPIDQGVLQRDVTKTYEKNDSVLQAWLTVYRNVDTYWDLYELAEKLVDIEDWLQQWRFRHMKTVERIIGFKQGTGGSSGVGYLKKVLDHRFFPELWDIRTAL, via the coding sequence TTGGATAAAAAAGATCACGTTGATCCTACCGAATCATCTATACATACGGATTTTAAAAACAATATGACTTACGGAGAATACTTAAGTCTCGATCAAATACTCTCTGGGCAAAATAGACTTTCAGACCATCATGACGAAATGCTCTTTATCATCATTCATCAGGTTAGTGAATTGTGGATGAAGTTAATTCTACATGAACTAAAAGGAGCCATTGAAGCAATTGAAAATAATGAACTTTCGTCTGCCTTTAAAATGCTTGCACGTGTTTCAAAGACCCAAACCCAAATTATTCAGGCTTGGGATGTTCTTTCAACATTAACACCATCAGAATATATGGAGTTTCGTGATTCGCTCGGACAGGCATCTGGTTTTCAATCTTATCAATACCGCATGATCGAATTTTCATTAGGATACAAAACATCACACGTGCTTAAAATCTATGAAAAGGATGAAGAGCTTCACGCACAACTTAAGAATGCTTATCAAAAACCCGGCATTTATGATGTCGCCATTAAAGCTCTCTCCAGAGCAGGGTTACCGATAGATCAAGGAGTTCTTCAACGCGATGTAACCAAAACTTATGAGAAGAATGATTCTGTGTTGCAGGCATGGCTGACGGTATACCGGAATGTCGATACATACTGGGATCTTTATGAGCTTGCCGAAAAACTCGTCGATATTGAAGACTGGCTGCAGCAATGGAGATTCCGTCATATGAAAACGGTTGAGAGAATTATTGGTTTTAAGCAGGGTACAGGAGGCTCATCAGGGGTCGGTTATTTAAAGAAAGTACTTGATCACCGTTTCTTCCCAGAGCTCTGGGATATTAGAACCGCCCTCTAG
- a CDS encoding FAD-dependent monooxygenase has product MSNAKMKKIVIVGGGIGGLSAAIALGEIGIETEIIELKQKWEVYGVGIFQPPNALRALNELGVANTCMEWGYSFDGMEYCDAEGNRFAEPQSPKIDGYPGLNIISRRTLHSILYEKAKSVGTKFRMGTTIVDIHQADDQAQVKLTDGSMLTADIVIGSDGQNSKVRNLIFGNVEQEYLGQAVWRYTLPRMEDITRSTLYYGPNAKAGLVPMSEDEMYLLLTTSEPGNPRMPEDQLDQILRNRLVDFGGKIAEVREQIVDPKEVVYRPVFSYLLPSPWYQGRVLLIGDAAHSTAPHLGQGASLAIEDAVVLTELIQQGLNVTQLLKAFNDRRYERCRMLVESSNQLVKWEFLEWEGKMPDDVNVPKFAYETLANMNEAI; this is encoded by the coding sequence ATGTCAAATGCTAAGATGAAGAAAATAGTGATCGTTGGCGGAGGAATTGGTGGCTTATCAGCTGCTATTGCTCTAGGTGAGATAGGAATTGAAACAGAGATTATTGAACTAAAACAAAAATGGGAAGTATATGGCGTTGGAATATTTCAACCACCGAATGCACTTAGAGCTTTAAATGAACTAGGAGTAGCAAATACATGTATGGAATGGGGCTATAGCTTTGATGGAATGGAATATTGTGATGCGGAAGGGAACCGATTTGCAGAACCTCAATCTCCAAAAATTGATGGGTATCCTGGGCTAAATATTATTTCTCGAAGGACGTTGCACTCCATTTTATATGAGAAAGCAAAGTCTGTAGGAACCAAGTTTAGGATGGGAACAACTATAGTAGATATTCATCAAGCTGATGACCAAGCTCAAGTAAAATTAACCGATGGATCTATGCTCACAGCGGATATAGTTATTGGTTCAGATGGCCAGAATTCTAAAGTGAGAAATTTGATATTTGGAAATGTTGAACAAGAATATCTCGGGCAAGCGGTGTGGCGTTATACGTTACCTCGGATGGAAGACATAACAAGAAGTACTTTGTATTACGGTCCGAATGCAAAGGCAGGTTTGGTTCCAATGTCTGAAGATGAAATGTATCTGCTGTTAACAACTTCTGAACCTGGAAATCCAAGAATGCCAGAAGATCAGCTAGATCAAATTTTACGTAATAGATTAGTAGATTTTGGAGGAAAAATTGCTGAAGTTAGAGAGCAAATTGTAGACCCTAAAGAAGTCGTTTACCGTCCGGTTTTTAGTTATTTATTACCGTCTCCTTGGTATCAAGGTCGAGTATTGTTAATAGGAGATGCTGCCCACTCCACCGCCCCACATCTTGGACAAGGTGCGTCTCTTGCAATTGAGGATGCTGTTGTTCTAACTGAACTTATTCAACAAGGACTAAATGTGACTCAATTGTTAAAAGCATTTAATGACAGACGTTATGAAAGGTGTCGTATGCTTGTTGAAAGCTCGAATCAACTTGTTAAGTGGGAGTTTTTAGAGTGGGAAGGAAAAATGCCTGATGATGTTAATGTTCCGAAATTTGCTTATGAAACGTTAGCAAATATGAATGAAGCTATATGA
- a CDS encoding lactate 2-monooxygenase encodes MSNIGNEIQFGIYKQMHAPDPDRLPTRYEDWEKRAREVLEDGPYDYVAGGSGAEDTKNSNREAFKRWNIVPRVFRHVEERNLKVGLFGQMLPSPIMVAPVGVQSIIHQEGELASAKAAASMGIPYIASSASSHSMEEIADAIGDAPKWFQLYWSRDPEIAKSFVQRAEHAGYSAIVVTLDTPMMAWRELDLQNVYLPFLIGEGIGNYLTDPAFRAGLHVPPEKDAMGAIMHWTNVFGNAGLTWEDLAELKKYTSLPIILKGILHPDDAKLAIKYGADGIIVSNHGGRQVDGAIAALDALPAIVEAVENHIPVLMDSGIRRGADVFKAIALGAEAVLVGRPCMYGLAVGGENGVKQVLSNLVADFDLTMALSGCRDLTEVNKDLIIPASR; translated from the coding sequence ATGAGTAATATTGGTAATGAGATACAGTTTGGCATTTATAAGCAGATGCATGCGCCTGATCCTGATCGCCTTCCAACAAGATATGAAGATTGGGAAAAAAGAGCGAGAGAAGTACTAGAGGATGGTCCTTATGATTATGTGGCCGGAGGGTCTGGTGCTGAAGATACGAAAAATTCGAATCGAGAAGCCTTTAAACGTTGGAACATCGTTCCTCGCGTTTTCCGTCACGTTGAAGAACGAAACTTAAAGGTAGGTTTATTCGGTCAGATGCTCCCTTCTCCAATAATGGTTGCTCCAGTAGGAGTTCAATCGATTATCCACCAAGAAGGTGAGCTTGCTTCAGCTAAAGCTGCAGCTTCAATGGGAATCCCCTACATTGCAAGCTCAGCATCAAGTCATTCCATGGAAGAGATTGCTGACGCGATAGGCGATGCGCCAAAGTGGTTTCAGCTTTACTGGAGTCGCGATCCTGAGATTGCCAAAAGCTTTGTTCAGCGAGCAGAGCATGCTGGATATTCTGCGATTGTTGTAACGCTTGATACACCAATGATGGCATGGCGAGAATTAGATCTTCAAAATGTCTACTTGCCTTTTCTTATTGGAGAAGGTATTGGGAACTACTTAACTGATCCTGCCTTTCGAGCAGGACTACATGTTCCGCCTGAAAAAGACGCCATGGGTGCGATTATGCACTGGACAAACGTATTTGGGAATGCAGGATTAACATGGGAGGATTTAGCAGAACTCAAAAAATACACATCTCTTCCTATTATTTTAAAAGGAATTCTTCATCCAGATGATGCTAAGCTTGCGATCAAATATGGAGCAGATGGAATCATCGTTTCCAATCACGGTGGGCGGCAAGTGGATGGCGCGATCGCAGCACTGGATGCACTTCCGGCTATTGTTGAAGCTGTTGAGAATCACATTCCGGTATTAATGGATAGCGGGATTAGAAGAGGAGCAGATGTATTTAAAGCCATCGCGCTTGGTGCCGAAGCGGTGCTTGTCGGCAGACCATGTATGTACGGCCTTGCGGTTGGTGGTGAAAATGGTGTGAAACAAGTGCTTTCCAACCTTGTTGCAGATTTTGATCTAACGATGGCCTTATCAGGTTGCCGAGACCTAACTGAAGTAAACAAAGACTTGATCATTCCGGCTAGTCGATAG
- a CDS encoding bifunctional metallophosphatase/5'-nucleotidase, which produces MKLSIIHTNDIHSHFENFAKATSLIKDYADDQTLILDGGDFADFKSIELQGTQGIAAVKMLQSAGYDAITIGNNELFNGNETLEHMAVHSPVPFISCNLLKANGASFKGVFRSTIIQKQGIRILITGASPDLQEFNDLMGFQILDYIEAIQKEIESQKGNYDICIVLNHVGTERDIELADAIDEIDLILSAHDHVLYDEAKVVNGTILNSAGMYGEHIGIVEIEVTEDGLTLLASRSISTAKAVEDEEIISILVSSKKEAIDNLSKPLYTVSEPLWHDVLEENPMANLIADGLKDSFECDLGLINSGITNGGIVDFVSNKKLIEICPSPLNPTYFEIQGKHLYAALESSLDSSVCMSDGKGPGFRGKYVGRLHVSGAVIEHDQKKIHSITINNEVLDPEKWYRIASSDYLLRGSGYPDLAYNRNFSYQSDEIKDVIREYAENEIFVENAFKKRWVVTTGVTLDVD; this is translated from the coding sequence ATGAAGCTTTCGATCATACATACGAACGATATTCATAGTCATTTTGAGAATTTCGCAAAAGCGACATCACTTATTAAGGATTACGCAGATGACCAAACACTAATCTTGGATGGTGGTGACTTTGCTGATTTTAAAAGTATAGAGCTTCAAGGAACGCAGGGGATCGCGGCCGTGAAAATGCTTCAATCTGCCGGTTATGATGCGATTACAATTGGGAATAATGAACTCTTTAATGGAAATGAAACGCTAGAGCATATGGCGGTACATAGTCCTGTCCCTTTCATTAGTTGTAATCTTCTTAAAGCAAACGGTGCGTCATTCAAAGGGGTATTTAGAAGTACGATTATTCAAAAGCAAGGGATACGTATTTTGATTACCGGTGCTTCACCGGATTTGCAGGAATTTAATGATTTGATGGGTTTTCAAATTTTAGATTACATAGAAGCGATACAGAAAGAGATAGAAAGCCAAAAAGGAAACTATGATATTTGTATTGTGCTAAACCATGTTGGTACTGAAAGAGACATCGAACTAGCCGATGCAATCGATGAGATCGATTTGATTCTTTCCGCACATGACCACGTTCTCTACGATGAAGCGAAAGTAGTGAATGGCACCATTCTGAACTCAGCTGGTATGTACGGGGAACATATTGGTATTGTAGAAATTGAGGTTACAGAAGATGGTTTAACCTTATTAGCCTCCAGATCGATCTCAACAGCTAAAGCGGTGGAGGATGAAGAAATCATAAGTATTTTAGTTTCAAGTAAGAAAGAAGCGATCGACAATTTGAGTAAACCACTTTACACAGTTAGTGAACCACTATGGCATGATGTACTTGAAGAAAACCCCATGGCGAATTTAATTGCGGATGGTTTAAAAGATAGCTTTGAATGTGATCTCGGATTGATTAACAGCGGCATCACTAATGGGGGAATCGTTGATTTTGTGTCTAATAAAAAGCTTATTGAAATATGTCCTTCACCATTAAATCCGACTTATTTTGAAATTCAGGGAAAGCACTTATATGCTGCTCTTGAAAGCTCGTTAGACAGTTCGGTTTGTATGTCAGATGGCAAGGGGCCCGGCTTCCGAGGTAAATATGTCGGGCGACTTCATGTATCAGGTGCAGTGATCGAACATGATCAAAAGAAAATACATTCTATTACGATTAATAATGAGGTGTTAGATCCAGAAAAATGGTATCGAATTGCCTCTTCTGATTATTTGTTAAGAGGATCTGGGTATCCTGACTTAGCGTATAACCGGAACTTCTCCTATCAATCAGATGAAATAAAAGATGTAATAAGAGAATATGCCGAGAACGAAATCTTCGTAGAAAATGCATTTAAAAAGCGCTGGGTGGTCACAACTGGAGTAACGTTAGACGTTGATTAA
- a CDS encoding VOC family protein → MYRGIDHIGMTVPNIEVATNFFREAFDAKVCYDVQRPEHDPMKGEEVEKQLGLPSGKTIIHMRLLRIGEGPTIELFQLGTKADKDPAKISDLGLHHFALYVDDIKESSKRFEAAGGSLLSEPHPLAGVEDGPRNSGVYGTTPWGSLIELIKYPDGIDYPNESEAKRWSPPKH, encoded by the coding sequence ATGTATAGAGGTATTGACCATATAGGGATGACCGTACCAAATATAGAAGTAGCTACTAATTTTTTCCGGGAAGCTTTTGACGCTAAAGTTTGTTATGATGTGCAGCGACCCGAACATGATCCGATGAAAGGAGAAGAAGTAGAGAAACAATTGGGGTTACCATCTGGAAAAACAATTATTCATATGCGTCTATTGAGAATCGGTGAGGGACCAACTATTGAACTTTTTCAGCTAGGAACAAAAGCAGACAAGGATCCAGCGAAAATATCTGATTTGGGTCTACATCATTTTGCTTTATATGTTGACGATATTAAAGAATCTTCTAAACGTTTCGAAGCTGCAGGTGGCTCTCTTTTGTCGGAACCCCACCCACTGGCTGGAGTGGAAGATGGACCACGTAATAGTGGAGTATATGGGACAACCCCTTGGGGAAGTTTGATAGAATTAATAAAGTATCCTGATGGAATTGATTACCCGAATGAAAGCGAAGCAAAGAGATGGAGCCCTCCAAAGCACTAG
- a CDS encoding sugar-binding transcriptional regulator yields MEERKEINTLYQVAEMYYEQDMTQSEIAKELGIYRTTISRMLKKIREKEIVQIRINYDAFKEVTIGRKLKEKYQLKEVILIPEKKGASSDQNLKAMGQACAKFLDGVVKTDDVIGFSWGTSLAAVAEELNPQRTQEGIMCVPLIGGPDGKLESRYHANTIVYEIAKKWKGNSKLVDVPAIVQSEALKEALMDSEHFREVEDLWGKLTIAIVGIGSPLISDGPNWLAFYGERFQGEMEKSKVAGDICSNFFDKSGKTLDTRLSNRTISVDMNDLHKARYTIGVAESKEKVEAIRAALVSGHLNVLVTTEETASELMND; encoded by the coding sequence ATGGAGGAAAGAAAGGAAATTAATACGCTATATCAAGTTGCAGAAATGTACTACGAGCAAGATATGACGCAAAGTGAAATAGCGAAAGAACTCGGGATCTATCGAACAACCATCAGTAGAATGTTGAAGAAAATAAGAGAAAAAGAAATCGTACAAATCCGTATCAATTATGATGCCTTCAAAGAAGTTACCATCGGGAGAAAACTAAAAGAAAAGTATCAACTGAAAGAAGTCATTCTCATCCCCGAGAAAAAAGGTGCCTCTAGTGACCAAAATTTGAAGGCTATGGGGCAAGCATGTGCAAAGTTCTTAGATGGAGTAGTCAAAACTGATGATGTTATAGGATTTTCATGGGGAACATCTCTTGCCGCCGTTGCAGAGGAATTGAATCCTCAAAGAACTCAAGAAGGAATCATGTGTGTCCCGCTTATTGGTGGACCGGACGGTAAATTAGAAAGTCGTTATCATGCTAATACCATCGTTTATGAAATAGCTAAAAAGTGGAAAGGAAATTCTAAATTAGTTGATGTTCCCGCAATCGTTCAATCAGAAGCGTTAAAAGAAGCGTTGATGGATTCTGAACACTTTCGTGAAGTTGAGGATTTATGGGGAAAGTTGACAATTGCCATTGTAGGTATTGGGTCCCCACTAATCAGCGACGGTCCAAACTGGCTCGCTTTTTATGGAGAAAGATTCCAGGGTGAAATGGAAAAGAGTAAAGTAGCAGGGGACATTTGCTCAAACTTCTTTGACAAATCCGGAAAGACTCTAGATACGAGACTCTCAAATCGCACAATTTCCGTTGATATGAATGATCTTCATAAGGCAAGGTACACCATCGGAGTAGCTGAATCCAAGGAAAAGGTTGAAGCAATCCGAGCCGCGCTAGTATCTGGTCACCTTAATGTTCTTGTTACAACGGAAGAGACGGCAAGTGAGTTAATGAATGATTAG
- a CDS encoding site-specific integrase, which yields MNTVQPIRDPQKIKLVKKHLRKRNSRDWFLFNMGINTGLRISDLLPLRVGDVRNQTHIIIKEKKTGKAKRFPINYSLKELIESYTFDMEERDFLFPSNKTDLPIQRGQAYKILNHAAAEAGLSEIGTHTMRKTFGYFYYKQTKDVAMLQKIFGHSAPSITLRYIGIEQEQMDESLFNFSL from the coding sequence ATGAACACGGTTCAGCCGATTCGTGATCCTCAGAAGATCAAATTAGTAAAAAAACATCTACGAAAGCGAAATTCCAGAGATTGGTTTTTATTTAATATGGGAATTAATACCGGTCTGCGGATTAGTGATTTACTTCCATTACGTGTGGGGGACGTTCGAAATCAAACACACATTATTATCAAGGAGAAAAAAACAGGAAAAGCCAAACGATTTCCGATCAACTATTCTCTTAAGGAACTCATTGAGTCGTATACGTTTGATATGGAAGAACGTGATTTTTTATTTCCATCGAATAAAACCGATTTACCGATTCAAAGAGGACAAGCTTACAAAATATTAAATCATGCTGCAGCGGAAGCAGGGCTTTCCGAAATTGGAACACATACTATGCGTAAGACGTTTGGTTATTTTTACTATAAACAAACAAAGGATGTGGCAATGCTTCAGAAGATCTTTGGACATTCTGCACCATCGATTACATTAAGGTATATTGGAATTGAGCAGGAGCAAATGGATGAATCATTGTTCAACTTTAGTTTATAA
- a CDS encoding iron-containing alcohol dehydrogenase family protein — MHPLTNIPIPAILEIRSGIRHQLDMILHKHGFHHALFLFDEFTYETYGESFQENMKHVTIDLQKMEPGKTIHDLIGYAFSLDSYDVVIAMGGGMVIDYGKYIAFSRKLPFISMPTSASNDGFASSNCSLIVNHKKTTVPAQVPYGIIADLEVIKQAPSPFLLAGVGDLMSNITALYDWEFEEKNSKGHVNAFAAMLSKKAVNSFIRTPMSDIQNPIFIKELVSSLTMGGVATVISGNSAPISGSEHLISHALDKQLSNPHMHGIQVGIATYIMANVQNHRAIRMGKVFERTGFFDYIKKERMQKSDLAEAILKAPSVKPHRYTYLHDEDFQRKALSFLESDAKLNELLI, encoded by the coding sequence GAATATTCCGATCCCTGCCATTTTGGAGATTCGTTCTGGTATCCGCCATCAGCTTGATATGATTCTCCATAAGCACGGCTTTCATCATGCCCTATTTTTATTCGATGAATTTACATATGAGACTTATGGCGAGTCCTTTCAGGAGAATATGAAACATGTCACCATCGATCTTCAAAAGATGGAACCTGGGAAAACCATTCATGATCTGATCGGGTATGCTTTTTCCCTTGATTCTTATGATGTTGTGATTGCTATGGGCGGTGGTATGGTTATAGATTATGGGAAATATATTGCGTTCTCTAGAAAACTACCGTTTATAAGCATGCCGACCTCTGCCTCAAATGATGGTTTTGCTAGTAGCAACTGCTCTCTTATTGTGAATCACAAAAAAACTACTGTTCCTGCACAGGTACCTTATGGGATCATTGCGGACCTCGAAGTGATTAAACAAGCCCCTTCTCCCTTCTTGCTTGCAGGAGTTGGTGATCTAATGAGTAATATAACGGCTCTTTATGATTGGGAATTTGAAGAAAAGAACAGTAAAGGGCACGTAAATGCCTTTGCAGCGATGCTAAGTAAGAAGGCTGTTAACAGTTTCATTCGAACGCCGATGTCAGATATTCAAAATCCGATCTTCATTAAAGAACTTGTAAGCTCGTTAACAATGGGCGGTGTGGCAACGGTTATTAGCGGCAATAGCGCACCAATAAGTGGTTCAGAGCATTTAATTTCCCATGCGCTCGATAAACAATTATCAAATCCGCACATGCACGGCATACAGGTCGGAATCGCAACTTATATTATGGCTAATGTGCAGAACCACAGAGCGATACGGATGGGGAAAGTATTTGAACGTACTGGTTTCTTTGATTATATCAAGAAGGAACGTATGCAAAAATCTGACCTGGCTGAAGCTATTTTGAAGGCTCCTTCTGTTAAGCCCCATCGATATACGTACCTTCATGATGAAGATTTTCAAAGGAAGGCGCTCTCTTTCCTAGAAAGTGATGCAAAATTAAATGAACTACTCATATAA